One region of Salvia miltiorrhiza cultivar Shanhuang (shh) chromosome 3, IMPLAD_Smil_shh, whole genome shotgun sequence genomic DNA includes:
- the LOC131015582 gene encoding uncharacterized protein LOC131015582, whose translation MYIQSISRKSMPISMEAETAVAFLTQRLSSFAIEAFVVQFSTCFLSTIGAVANAAEAFTRAPTVLDRLLMAELGMKKQSEPENQEASEDEDDEDKDEDDEQDEDAGGEEDEGDDQGDDEEDPEDIPEANGGGAASGDEEEEEDNDEEEEDDEDDDDDDDEEEEVEEEEEEEEEEEEETPQPPAKRRK comes from the exons ATGTATATACAGTCAATTTCCAGAAAATCTATGCCAATTTCCATGGAGGCTGAAACTGCGGTGGCGTTCCTCACTCAGAGGCTCTCTAGCTTCGCGATTGAGGCTTTTGTGGTTCAATTTTCCACCTGCTTTCTTTCCACG ATAGGAGCTGTAGCAAATGCAGCTGAAGCATTCACCAGAGCGCCAACAGTGTTGGATAG GCTTTTGATGGCTGAGCTCGGCATGAAGAAGCAGTCCGAGCCCGAGAATCAAGAAGCCAGCGAAGACGAGGATGATGAAGACAAGGATGAGGACGACGAGCAGGATGAAGATGCTGGAGGGGAGGAGGATGAAGGGGATGATCAAGGTGATGATGAAGAGGATCCTGAGGACATTCCCGAGGCAAACGGTGGCGGTGCTGCAAGTGGggatgaggaggaagaagaagacaatgacgaggaggaggaggacgacgaagatgatgatgatgatgacgacgAGGAGGAAGAGGtcgaagaggaagaagaggaggaggaggaagaggaggaggagacTCCACAACCACCAGCTAAAAGGAGGAAATGA
- the LOC131015580 gene encoding protein WHAT'S THIS FACTOR 1 homolog, chloroplastic, which translates to MQRLQKAFGMNKTSESDVSSCYTRIQIMHKSTAGRKPKKKIYHRVQELDRVMDLQKKPSLILHLKSIIQSQKTASLLLRDLEKEVGFVQKWTYMAVIERYPTIFRIFGGQADRSPPAVALTETAKKIAALEAEARAEMEPLLVRNLRKLLMLSVDCKLPLQTVDLISNELGLPHDFKNSLILKHPQFFRLDEVNGREFLHLENWDSSLAVTAREERLSCQDIPVNKRVRISKDGNFLGPFAFQLKFPAGFRPNVSYLEEVERWQKMEFPSPYLNARRLEAGDPKSRKRAVAVLHELLSLTMEKRLTSAQMDAFHSEYRLPPRLLLCLIKHHGIFYITNKGVKSSVILKEAYDGTTLTHKTPMIEYTDKFMALIGRSAV; encoded by the coding sequence ATGCAGAGACTGCAGAAAGCATTTGGGATGAACAAAACGAGCGAATCCGACGTCTCATCATGCTACACAAGGATTCAAATCATGCACAAATCAACCGCAGGAAGAAAACCCAAGAAGAAGATATACCACAGGGTGCAAGAGCTCGACAGAGTCATGGATCTTCAGAAGAAGCCATCGCTAATCCTCCACCTCAAATCCATCATACAATCCCAGAAAACGGCTTCCCTTCTGCTTAGGGACCTCGAGAAGGAAGTCGGCTTCGTGCAGAAATGGACTTACATGGCCGTGATCGAGAGATACCCCACCATTTTCCGCATCTTCGGTGGCCAGGCCGACAGGTCGCCGCCGGCGGTCGCATTGACCGAGACGGCTAAAAAGATCGCAGCTTTGGAGGCGGAGGCGCGGGCGGAGATGGAGCCCTTGTTGGTTAGGAATCTGAGGAAGCTGCtgatgctttctgttgattgcAAACTGCCTTTACAAACTGTTGATTTGATCTCCAATGAGTTAGGTTTGCCGCATGATTTCAAGAACTCTTTGATTCTGAAGCACCCTCAGTTTTTCAGATTGGATGAGGTGAATGGGAGGGAGTTTCTGCATTTGGAGAATTGGGATTCTTCGCTGGCGGTAACTGCTCGCGAGGAGAGGCTGTCGTGCCAAGACATCCCGGTGAATAAACGTGTTAGGATATCGAAAGATGGCAACTTTTTGGGGCCCTTCGCGTTTCAGTTGAAGTTCCCTGCTGGTTTTAGGCCGAATGTGAGCTATCTGGAGGAGGTCGAGAGGTGGCAGAAGATGGAGTTCCCTTCTCCTTACTTGAACGCGAGGAGGCTTGAGGCGGGCGACCCTAAATCGAGAAAAAGAGCAGTGGCAGTGCTTCATGAGCTCCTCAGCTTAACCATGGAGAAGAGACTGACCTCTGCACAGATGGATGCGTTCCATTCCGAATACCGGCTGCCTCCTCGACTGCTGCTCTGCTTGATCAAGCATCACGGCATCTTTTACATCACTAATAAAGGTGTGAAGAGTAGTGTGATTCTCAAGGAGGCTTATGATGGAACAACATTGACTCATAAGACTCCTATGATTGAGTACACAGACAAATTCATGGCTCTCATAGGTAGATCAGCTGTCTGA
- the LOC131015579 gene encoding probable anion transporter 5: MKMASSLPRRYLIVLLTFICTCVCYIERVGFSIAYTAAADAAGATQSSKGLILSTFYYGYACSQVPGGWAAQRLGGRRILLLSFLLWSLASAFVPLDPGRVALTVLARLLVGVAQGFIFPAIHTVLAQWVPPPERSRSVSLTTSGMYLGAALGTLVLPGLVKSRGPQSVFVTEAALGLIWSLLWFAYATDPPRSDHPKAAAAGFGEPSSLPSTNLVGSNRIPWRKIMVSLPIWAIVVNNFTFHYALYVLMNWLPTYFELGLQHSLQEMGSSKMLPYLNMFLFSNIGGVVADKLITTKTLSVTATRKALNTAGFAVASAALVALPLFRTPDGAVFCSSVALGFLALGRAGFAVNHMDVAPRYAGVVMGISNTAGTLAGVVGVGLTGRLLEAAKAADMDLTTPESWRPVFVIPSLLCVFSSLVFLLLSTGERIFD; encoded by the coding sequence ATGAAGATGGCATCATCTCTACCTAGGCGCTACCTCATTGTGCTGTTGACCTTCATCTGCACTTGTGTGTGCTACATCGAACGGGTGGGCTTCTCCATCGCCtacaccgccgccgccgacgccGCCGGAGCCACCCAGTCGAGCAAGGGCCTCATCCTCTCCACCTTCTACTACGGCTACGCCTGCTCCCAAGTCCCCGGCGGCTGGGCGGCTCAGAGGCTCGGGGGCCGGCGTATCCTCCTCCTCTCCTTCCTCCTCTGGTCCCTCGCCTCCGCCTTCGTCCCCCTCGACCCCGGCCGCGTCGCCCTCACCGTCCTCGCCCGCCTCCTCGTCGGCGTGGCGCAGGGCTTCATCTTCCCCGCCATCCACACTGTCCTCGCCCAGTGGGTCCCGCCCCCTGAGCGCTCGAGGTCCGTCTCCCTCACAACCTCCGGCATGTACTTGGGCGCCGCCCTCGGCACCCTCGTCCTCCCCGGCCTCGTCAAGTCTCGAGGCCCGCAATCCGTGTTCGTCACCGAGGCCGCATTGGGTCTCATATGGTCCCTACTATGGTTCGCCTACGCCACGGACCCTCCCCGTTCCGATCACCCCAAGGCGGCCGCTGCCGGCTTTGGCGAGCCCTCCTCGCTCCCGAGCACCAACCTCGTCGGCTCGAACCGGATCCCGTGGAGGAAGATCATGGTGAGCTTGCCCATTTGGGCTATTGTGGTGAACAATTTCACGTTCCACTACGCTCTCTACGTGCTCATGAACTGGCTCCCCACCTACTTCGAGCTCGGGCTGCAGCATAGCCTTCAAGAAATGGGCTCGTCGAAGATGCTGCCTTATCTCAACATGTTCCTATTCTCAAACATAGGTGGAGTGGTCGCGGATAAGCTCATCACCACCAAGACCTTGTCCGTCACGGCCACGAGGAAGGCGCTCAACACGGCGGGGTTCGCGGTGGCCTCGGCCGCGCTGGTGGCGCTTCCCCTGTTCCGGACGCCCGACGGGGCCGTGTTTTGCTCGTCGGTGGCGCTGGGGTTCCTGGCGCTGGGGAGAGCTGGatttgctgtgaatcacatggaTGTGGCCCCGAGGTATGCAGGGGTAGTGATGGGGATTTCGAACACGGCCGGCACGTTAGCCGGGGTCGTCGGAGTCGGCCTAACAGGTCGACTCCTCGAAGCGGCCAAGGCGGCGGACATGGATCTTACCACGCCGGAGAGCTGGAGACCGGTTTTTGTTATCCCGAGTTTACTATGTGTGTTTAGTTCTCTTGTGTTTCTTTTACTATCCACGGGAGAGAGGATTTTCGACTGA
- the LOC131015581 gene encoding uncharacterized protein LOC131015581 produces MDKIRRPSHAGSWYTDNPKELAEELDGWLRAAGLPKSSDVRGVIAPHAGYSYSGRAAAYAFGNIDPSNITRIFLLGPSHHYYTPKCALSKATVYKTPIGDLPIDQEVNEELKATGKFEMMDLRVDEAEHSMEMHLPYLVKVFQGYAVKIVPILVGALSAENEAVYGRLLAKYVDDPTNFFSVSSDFCHWGSRFNYTHYDKKHGAIYKSIEALDKMGMDIIETGDPDSFKHYLLETDNTICGRHPISVFLHMLKNSSTKVKIRFLRYEQSSQCKSTRDSSVSYASAAAKIDA; encoded by the exons ATGGACAAGATTAGGAGACCTTCTCACGCTGGCTCTTGGTACACCGACAATC CGAAAGAATTAGCTGAGGAGCTCGATGGTTGGCTCCGAGCTGCCGGGTTGCCCAAATCTTCCGATGTAAGAGGTGTAATTGCACC TCATGCAGGTTACTCCTATTCGGGACGTGCAGCAGCCTATGCTTTTGGAAACATAGATCCTTCAAACAT CACTAGGATATTTCTTCTTGGGCCATCTCATCACTATTACACTCCAAAATGTGCACTTTCGAAAGCTACAGTCTACAAGACGCCTATAGGCGACCTACCGATTGATCAGGAAG TAAACGAGGAGCTAAAAGCTACGGGAAAGTTTGAAATGATGGATCTTCGTGTAGATGAGGCTGAACATAGCATGGAAATGCACCTGCCTTATCTAGTTAAAGTATTCCAGGG CTATGCGGTGAAGATTGTTCCCATTTTGGTTGGTGCTCTTAGCGCTGAAAATGAAGCTGTCTACGGCCGGTTGTTAGCTAAATATGTGGACGACCCTACAAATTTCTTCTCAGTGTCTTCAGATTTTTGTCACTGGGGCTCCCG GTTCAACTATACGCACTATGATAAGAAGCACGGAGCCATCTACAAGTCTATTGAAGCATTAGACAAAATGGGAATGGATATAATAGAAACAGGCGACCCGGATTCCTTTAAGCACTACCTCTTGGAGACGGACAATACTATATGCGGACGACACCCAATTAGTGTTTTCCTTCAC ATGTTGAAGAATAGCTCGACAAAGGTGAAGATTCGATTCCTTCGATACGAACAGTCGAGCCAGTGCAAATCCACAAGGGACAGCAGTGTAAGTTATGCATCTGCAGCTGCCAAAATCGATGCTTGA
- the LOC131015575 gene encoding protein PHOX1-like, which produces MGKPTTARKKFQIGSKSDDANAKPAKAAERSSKAAFDEDTAIFINMSQELKEEGNKLYQKRDHEGAMLKYEKALKLLPPSHIDVASLRTNMAACYMQMGIGEYPRAVNECNLALQVAPKYSKALLRRARCYEALNRLDLALRDVNSVLSMEPNNTTALEIAENVKRGIERSGLQIEDKEVVSPPGNVEPTPAPAPAPAPSPVSGRIAKEKGKRKKNIKFEKKTVVEPAVKNVSEVEEKKTEDKVVVEDKRSVKEEKVIMKSVKLVHGEDIRWAQLPVNCGARLVRDIVVDRFPSLKGVLIKYKDQEGDLVTITTTDELRVAEGLADRQGYLRLYIAEVSPDKEPIYEGTGIEEALSKGHQKPLVVTKNIHTDDKGPTCIEDWIVQFARLFKSHVGFDCDSYLDIHEMGMKLYAEALEDTVTSEDAQELFDIAAAKFQELTALALFNWGNVHLSKARKRMVTAEDSLAESTESSLEQVKDAYDWAQKEYTKAGMKYEEALKVKPDFYEGYLALGLQQFEQAKLCWYYVLGSKSDLEIGPSAQILELYNKAEDSMEKGMQIWEEMEEQRLNGLSKFEKDKALFQKFGLDGLFKDVSADEASEQASNMRSQIYLLWGTMLYERSVVEYKLSLPSWEECLEVAVEKFELAGASATDIAVMIKNHCSNETALEGFKVDELVQAWNEMYDSDRWRSGVTSSHMEPLFRRRSSKLHSVMENLE; this is translated from the exons ATGGGAAAGCCTACTACTGCGAGGAAGAAATTCCAGATAGGGTCGAAATCCGACGATGCAAATGCGAAGCCCGCCAAAGCTGCGGAGCGCAGCTCCAAGGCGGCTTTCGATGAAGACACCGCCATCTTCATCAACATGTCGCAAGAATTGAAGGAGGAAGGGAACAAGCTGTACCAGAAGCGCGACCACGAGGGCGCCATGTTGAAGTATGAGAAGGCCCTCAAATTGCTGCCCCCGAGCCATATCGACGTTGCGTCGCTGCGGACTAACATGGCAGCTTGCTACATGCAAATGGGGATTGGTGAGTACCCGAGAGCAGTAAACGAGTGCAATTTGGCGCTTCAAGTAGCTCCCAAGTACAGCAAGGCTCTGCTGAGGAGGGCGAGGTGCTACGAGGCTTTGAATAGGCTCGACTTGGCTCTGAGAGATGTCAATAGTGTGCTGAGCATGGAGCCCAATAACACCACCGCGTTGGAGATTGCCGAGAATGTGAAAAGGGGGATTGAGAGAAGTGGTCTTCAGATTGAAGACAAGGAAGTTGTTTCGCCCCCTGGCAATGTCGAGCCTACCCCAGCACCAGCGCCTGCCCCAGCGCCTTCACCTGTTTCTGGGAGAATTGCCAAAGAGAAAGGTAAAAGGAAGAAAAATATCAAGTTTGAAAAGAAGACTGTAGTGGAGCCTGCTGTGAAGAATGTCAGTGAAGTTGAGGAAAAGAAGACCGAGGATAAGGTGGTTGTAGAGGATAAAAGAAGTGTTAAGGAAGAGAAGGTAATTATGAAGTCGGTGAAATTGGTTCATGGTGAGGATATACGATGGGCACAGTTGCCGGTGAATTGTGGGGCTCGTTTGGTAAGGGATATAGTTGTGGACAGATTCCCAAGTTTGAAGGGCGTGCTGATCAAGTACAAGGATCAAGAAGGCGATTTGGTTACTATCACCACGACTGATGAGCTGAGGGTGGCTGAGGGACTGGCTGATCGTCAAGGATATTTGAGACTGTACATCGCTGAAGTTAGTCCTGACAAAGAACCTATTTATGAAGGAACGGGCATTGAAGAGGCATTGAGCAAAGGTCATCAGAAACCATTGGTGGTGACAAAGAACATTCATACAGACGACAAAGGGCCAACGTGTATTGAGGATTGGATCGTCCAGTTTGCAAGGCTGTTCAAGAGTCATGTCGGGTTTGACTGTGATTCATACTTGGATATTCATGAAATGGGAATGAAATTATATGCAGAAGCATTGGAAGATACTGTTACAAGTGAAGATGCACAAGAGTTATTTGATATAGCTGCAGCCAAGTTCCAGGAGTTAACTGCTTTAGCCTTGTTTAACTGGGGAAACGTTCACTTGTCTAAGGCGAGGAAGAGGATGGTTACTGCTGAAGATAGTTTAGCTGAATCCACTGAATCCTCACTGGAGCAGGTTAAAGATGCTTATGATTGGGCACAAAAGGAATACACAAAAGCGGGCATGAAGTACGAGGAAGCTCTAAAAGTCAAGCCAGACTTTTATGAAGGGTATCTTGCACTTGGCCTACAGCAATTCGAACAAGCGAAGCTTTGCTGGTATTATGTGCTCGGGAGCAAGTCTGACTTGGAGATAGGCCCATCTGCACAGATATTGGAATTATATAACAAGGCTGAGGATAGCATGGAGAAAGGGATGCAAATCTGGGAAGAAATGGAAGAACAGCGCCTTAATGGACTCTCGAAATTTGAAAAAGATAAAGCTTTGTTTCAAAAATTTGGATTGGATGGTTTATTCAAAGATGTCTCAGCAGATGAAGCTTCTGAGCAAGCTTCAAATATGAGGTCCCAGATTTATCTCTTATGGGGTACAATGCTGTATGAGCGTTCTGTCGTGGAATATAAGTTGAGTCTACCATCTTGGGAAGAATGCCTTGAGGTTGCAgttgaaaagtttgaacttgcaGGAGCATCAGCAACAGATATTGCTGTCATGATCAAGAATCATTGCTCGAATGAAACTGCTTTAGAAG GATTCAAGGTCGATGAGTTAGTACAGGCGTGGAACGAGATGTATGATTCTGATAGGTGGCGATCTGGTGTGACATCTTCCCACATGGAACCACTTTTCAGAAGACGCTCTTCCAAACTTCATTCAGTTATGGAGAATCTTGAGTGA
- the LOC131015577 gene encoding calcium uptake protein, mitochondrial isoform X2 — MRSPPEKVFEYFASIRADDGEVFMTPADLMRALVPVFPPSESNLVRDGYLRGERRPGELHCAPSNFFMLFDTNSDGLISFKEYLFFVTLLSIPESSFSVAFKMFDLDCNGKIDREEFKKVMTLMRAHNRQGAVQCTGLRAGHKLHGSLENGGLLEYFFGKNGKDLLEHDVFVQFLRNLHDEMVQLEFAHYDYKLRGTISAKDFALSMVASADLKHLSKLLDRVDDLDNQPNIHNIRITPEEFKSFAEIRRKLQPFSLALFSFGHINGLLTRNDLQRAAQQVCGIYLTDNVLDVIFHVFDTNEDGSLSSDEFVRVLQKREKDIAHPTEAGFFSFLSCCWHCSNANSISAKMLSS; from the exons ATGCGGAGTCCTCCTGAGAAG GTGTTTGAATATTTTGCTTCCATTCGTGCCGATGATGGAGAAGTTTTTATGACACCAGCTGATCTGATGCGAGCACTTGTTCCTGTATTTCCTCCCTCTGAATCTAACCTTGTAAGAGATGGATATCTCAGAGGGGAAAGGCGTCCGGGTGAATTGCATTGTGCGCCATCAAACTTTTTTATGCTTTTTGACACAAATAGCGATGGTCTAATATCATTCAAAGA GTACTTATTCTTTGTCACGCTTCTTAGTATTCCAGAATCAAGCTTTTCGGTAGCATTCAAGATGTTTGACCTGGACTGCAACGG CAAAATAGACAGAGAGGAGTTTAAGAAAGTGATGACTTTGATGCGAGCTCACAATAGGCAAGGTGCTGTACAGTGTACTGGACTTCGTGCAGGGCACAAATTGCATGGATCACTGGAAAATGGAGGCTTGTTGGAGTATTTCTTCGGAAAGAATGGCAAAGATCTTCTTGAACATGATGTGTTCGTCCAATTCCTAAGAAATTTGCATGATGAA ATGGTGCAATTAGAATTTGCTCATTACGACTACAAATTACGAGGGACCATATCTGCCAAGGACTTTGCACTGTCAATGGTTGCGTCAGCCGATTTGAAGCACCTGAGTAAGCTGCTTGATCGTGTTGATGATTTAGATAACCAGCCAAATATTCACAATATTCGCATTACCCCTGAGGAATTTAAAAGTTTTGCCGAGATACGGAGAAAGTTGCAGCCCTTTTCTTTGGCACTATTTAGTTTTGGACATATCAATGGGTTATTGACGAGGAATGATCTACAGAGAGCTGCCCAACAA GTGTGTGGGATATATCTCACTGACAATGTCCTGGATGTGATCTTCCACGTTTTCGATACAAACGAAGATGGAAGTCTAAGTTCAGACGAGTTCGTGAGAGTTCTGCAAAAGCGAGAAAAGGATATAGCTCATCCCACAGAAGCAGGTTTCTTTAGCTTTCTCTCATGCTGTTGGCATTGTTCAAACGCAAACTCGATTTCTGCTAAGATGTTATCCTCGTGA
- the LOC131015577 gene encoding calcium uptake protein, mitochondrial isoform X1 produces MSAWSALRRSSPLTNRISGVQRFHFRQFSAAEPTPESAQFQKNPGDDRKINLLGWISAGVVTSSAVALSLHSFSSSPPQLSFAECSAPAASTTSTAVSQWSPAQKNSQSKFFFGEAYRRKIFFNYEKRIRMRSPPEKVFEYFASIRADDGEVFMTPADLMRALVPVFPPSESNLVRDGYLRGERRPGELHCAPSNFFMLFDTNSDGLISFKEYLFFVTLLSIPESSFSVAFKMFDLDCNGKIDREEFKKVMTLMRAHNRQGAVQCTGLRAGHKLHGSLENGGLLEYFFGKNGKDLLEHDVFVQFLRNLHDEMVQLEFAHYDYKLRGTISAKDFALSMVASADLKHLSKLLDRVDDLDNQPNIHNIRITPEEFKSFAEIRRKLQPFSLALFSFGHINGLLTRNDLQRAAQQVCGIYLTDNVLDVIFHVFDTNEDGSLSSDEFVRVLQKREKDIAHPTEAGFFSFLSCCWHCSNANSISAKMLSS; encoded by the exons ATGTCTGCTTGGTCAGCTCTCCGCCGATCTTCCCCGCTGACCAACCGCATCTCCGGCGTTCAGCGCTTCCATTTCCGTCAATTCTCCGCCGCCGAACCAACTCCTGAATCTGCTCAGTTTCAGAAGAATCCTGGAGATGATCGAAAGATCAATTTGCTAGGATGGATTTCGGCCGGGGTTGTTACCAGCTCCGCCGTCGCCCTTTCTCTTCActccttttcttcttctccgCCGCAATTATCCTTCGCTGAATGCTCGGCTCCAGCCgcctccactacatcaacagcCGTTTCACAATGGTCACCAGCTCAAAAAAATAGTCAATCTAAATTTTTCTTCGGAG AGGCATATAGAAGGAAGATATTCTTTAATTATGAGAAACGCATTAGAATGCGGAGTCCTCCTGAGAAG GTGTTTGAATATTTTGCTTCCATTCGTGCCGATGATGGAGAAGTTTTTATGACACCAGCTGATCTGATGCGAGCACTTGTTCCTGTATTTCCTCCCTCTGAATCTAACCTTGTAAGAGATGGATATCTCAGAGGGGAAAGGCGTCCGGGTGAATTGCATTGTGCGCCATCAAACTTTTTTATGCTTTTTGACACAAATAGCGATGGTCTAATATCATTCAAAGA GTACTTATTCTTTGTCACGCTTCTTAGTATTCCAGAATCAAGCTTTTCGGTAGCATTCAAGATGTTTGACCTGGACTGCAACGG CAAAATAGACAGAGAGGAGTTTAAGAAAGTGATGACTTTGATGCGAGCTCACAATAGGCAAGGTGCTGTACAGTGTACTGGACTTCGTGCAGGGCACAAATTGCATGGATCACTGGAAAATGGAGGCTTGTTGGAGTATTTCTTCGGAAAGAATGGCAAAGATCTTCTTGAACATGATGTGTTCGTCCAATTCCTAAGAAATTTGCATGATGAA ATGGTGCAATTAGAATTTGCTCATTACGACTACAAATTACGAGGGACCATATCTGCCAAGGACTTTGCACTGTCAATGGTTGCGTCAGCCGATTTGAAGCACCTGAGTAAGCTGCTTGATCGTGTTGATGATTTAGATAACCAGCCAAATATTCACAATATTCGCATTACCCCTGAGGAATTTAAAAGTTTTGCCGAGATACGGAGAAAGTTGCAGCCCTTTTCTTTGGCACTATTTAGTTTTGGACATATCAATGGGTTATTGACGAGGAATGATCTACAGAGAGCTGCCCAACAA GTGTGTGGGATATATCTCACTGACAATGTCCTGGATGTGATCTTCCACGTTTTCGATACAAACGAAGATGGAAGTCTAAGTTCAGACGAGTTCGTGAGAGTTCTGCAAAAGCGAGAAAAGGATATAGCTCATCCCACAGAAGCAGGTTTCTTTAGCTTTCTCTCATGCTGTTGGCATTGTTCAAACGCAAACTCGATTTCTGCTAAGATGTTATCCTCGTGA